CCTGGCCCTGTGCCGTAGAAGCTCCGGGAGATATGTCGCTAGGTATGGATGCCTCGATTGAAACCATTTACACCTATTTCTTGTTTCATCCTGCCCTCTTCCCTTACTCCTAACGCCTGTGAAGCTTCGCGGACTAACATCGTCATCAACAGATGAAGAGAGCTTAGAGATAGCCGCCAATGGCGGCACGATGGACCTGTacgtcatcctcttcattagTTCTGTACCTGGGTTACTTTTTCAATGCTAATACTTCTACCCAGTGACAAGTGGCCAGGCATAGTAGAGCCGCTACTCGAGCGATTGGAATATGTGAGCATGGGAGGGAGCTCTCTTGACCTTGTCAATCCCGATAGCTAACAATACGCTACTAGATCATCTACAATGTCTTCCCAATGCCTCAGATGCCTCTCGAGCCCCCATCTGCAGAGCAATACCAACAGCAATACCTAAATCCAACCTCCTCTTTCCTCCACGACCCCAATCCCGTAccctccagcagcaacaaggaGAACACCGAACCGCCAAATCTCCAAACACCTCCGCGGCCTCATCCATCATCACTCAACCCTCCATCGTCAACCGAGCGGATTCCTGACTCACAACCTGCATCTCAGGCAGGcaccgcaaccgcaacccTCCCCGCACCGCTTCTCCTCACCGTCCAGTCTATTCAATCAACCCTGCGGTCCTTATTTACTTCTAAGCCGCCACACACCATCCAGCGGCTAGCGGAGCTCATTCTTCGTCCCAGTGCATATTACCGAACACTTCCGGCTTACCTGCGCGCCGTTGACCGTGTTGTGTCGGTCACCAGTGGCGCAGATGTGTTTCCGTTCCCAATGCAAAGCGGTGCAGCTACAACCCAACCCCAGCCTAATGGGACACTAAACGGCGCCGAGAACAAGTTTATTCTACCAGATAACACGCTAGGCAGCGATGAGTCTCTGGGCGGCGCTCTTCTTACCCCCATACCTTGGCTGAGTAACCCTGCTTCGCCAGGTCCTGAAGCGGCAGGTATCGATGAAGGTTCGTGGCAACTCTTCCACCCTCATATAGATAGACATGTCTAACATTATTCTTACCCATCTGTACAGTACCCATGGCAACAACAGCCCCAACCCTCCAAAACCAACTCCTCACTCAACCCGCTGatccaaccagccaacaGACCGTTGCTCCTGAGGGCGATGGCACCGCCCTGGAGGGTGAATTGACAGCTGAGCCCACCGAAGGAATTCCTCATGCTCGAGGCCCCTCCGTCCTTGGCGTGGAAGATCTGGGTCTACAAGATGGCAGGGATGTTGAAGTAACCCTTCTAAGCAAAGAGACGGAAGCAGCAGGCGCGTCCTCTACTGAGGAATCAAACTCTCCTATTGCTACTTCTGAACAGCCCGGCAAGGAGCCTGCAGCCGCAGATACCGATTCAACAACCGCGACGGCTACGGCACAGAAAGATAAGGATGCAGACGCGGACGCGGAtgcggatggagatggagatatcacACTATCCGACGAGCCGACTATACTGCAGGAAGGCCAAGGCGACAAGAAGTAGCAGAGCAGGGCAGAGCAGGGCcaatctctagtatatttgTGGAAGACGGATAGAAAGAAACTTCGTGATGTGTTCTATACTTGGACTTGATAGTGCCTCATTTTCATGAAATGAATGATGATCTAATCTAAACTCTGCATTGctacaaatatatatatactcgGTTTTAGGTGTTTACGGTGTTTGAATAGCTGTGCGGTGCGTAATAGGGCACAAAGCCAGTGACCTCTTGTCAGTTTATGTATTTCTACCAGAGGTTTAACCATGAAAACTGGCTTATAAAAAACCCTCCATTTAGcgcgagaaaaaaaaaaaaaaaaaaaaaaaaagggccaCGTCAAATACAGTAGGTTGTAGCTTGTATAGAGTAGTATATATCCTTCGTGTTTCTATCTAAGTACTTCGAAATGTTTTAGCACAAAAAGCACCAACGGGAAAGAGGTATCTTGCGAGTAAATCATAATAGAATCCGGTATCCGAGTCGAAAAAAAGGGACATAAGACATCattaaagaaaaaacaaaaaactTAAACTGCAGGCTCCACTGTTTGAAGAGGTACGTAGGTCGGCTCAACACCTGATGTTTGGGTAGGACGTCCAGTTATAAACGACCACGTTCTAGCGGCTGCGCCCTGAATCCATTGTGCAGCGCGACGGGTCGTGTTAGGCGCGGTGACAGAGAAAAGAGTGGCCTCTAACCAGTTCTTTTGGGAGCTGCCGCCTGATGCAATATTGATATCCTTCTCCAGAAGCTCTGCATCCATCCACGAGGGTCTTTTCCAGAACTTGAGAAGAAGACTGCTTACGACGACAGAGACACTGGAAAGAGCCATTGCTGCACCCGCTGCCATTGGTGGGAGCATGAATCCAccgaaggggaggaagaggcccATTGCGAATGGGAGGCCGATGACATTATATGCGCAGGCCCAGACGAGATTGAGTTTAATACGCCTGAAGACGGtgcgagaaagagaaagactTGCAGGTACCGAGAGAAGATCGTCGGGCCGCATTAAGACAATATCTGCCGCCTCCATGGCAACATCAGTGCCTGATGCGAGGGCGATACCGACAGACGCGGTGGCGAGAGCCGGAGAGTCATTAATTCCGTCTCC
This sequence is a window from Aspergillus puulaauensis MK2 DNA, chromosome 6, nearly complete sequence. Protein-coding genes within it:
- a CDS encoding uncharacterized protein (COG:S;~EggNog:ENOG410PQDV;~InterPro:IPR015267;~go_component: GO:0030289 - protein phosphatase 4 complex [Evidence IEA];~go_function: GO:0019888 - protein phosphatase regulator activity [Evidence IEA]), encoding MSLDEESLEIAANGGTMDLDKWPGIVEPLLERLEYIIYNVFPMPQMPLEPPSAEQYQQQYLNPTSSFLHDPNPVPSSSNKENTEPPNLQTPPRPHPSSLNPPSSTERIPDSQPASQAGTATATLPAPLLLTVQSIQSTLRSLFTSKPPHTIQRLAELILRPSAYYRTLPAYLRAVDRVVSVTSGADVFPFPMQSGAATTQPQPNGTLNGAENKFILPDNTLGSDESLGGALLTPIPWLSNPASPGPEAAGIDEVPMATTAPTLQNQLLTQPADPTSQQTVAPEGDGTALEGELTAEPTEGIPHARGPSVLGVEDLGLQDGRDVEVTLLSKETEAAGASSTEESNSPIATSEQPGKEPAAADTDSTTATATAQKDKDADADADADGDGDITLSDEPTILQEGQGDKK